One stretch of Rhodoferax lithotrophicus DNA includes these proteins:
- a CDS encoding GH3 family domain-containing protein, with the protein MPDLDAVQKKPELNDIAWLQAMLARNTRTAYLKAYGAPQDLAAFRQQVPLTSYEELQAQWLPRVLAGEPSVLFDGLPCAYERTGGSSGGAKLIPFSTWGLLDFQAAINPWLGSVVSTRSITGLVYLATSPATRKSEHINGIPVGLPDGAYLGEQWGRWIAQRSAVPLALMAEPSVDVWREKTLASLRAAHDLEMISIWSPTFFLRLLDDLPAADKLWPKLKLISCWASAESSGPAAELQARLSHAQLQPKGLLSTECVVTVPDEPDLPVLTHHGFFEFENPQGLFLRDELIPGTSYTVIATTASGLYRYRTGDMVLCKGYTESKQPILEFQGRSGIASDLVGEKLTEAFVSEALRGIRGFRFLTPIRQASCYVLVTDEDAVVDLTDIEARLCVNPQYAYARALGQLKPLQHRPVRQLYDRYVSTQVDRGVRLADVKPVALIPNFSWID; encoded by the coding sequence ATGCCTGATCTGGACGCTGTACAGAAGAAGCCTGAGCTCAATGACATTGCATGGTTACAAGCCATGTTGGCCCGGAACACGCGCACGGCCTATTTAAAAGCCTACGGCGCACCGCAGGATCTGGCTGCATTTCGCCAGCAGGTGCCATTGACGAGTTATGAAGAGTTGCAAGCTCAGTGGCTGCCCCGAGTGCTTGCTGGTGAGCCCAGCGTACTCTTTGACGGCCTGCCTTGTGCCTACGAGCGTACCGGTGGCAGCAGTGGTGGAGCCAAGCTGATTCCCTTTTCTACTTGGGGCCTGCTTGACTTTCAGGCAGCCATCAATCCCTGGCTTGGCAGTGTGGTGTCTACCCGCAGCATCACGGGTCTTGTCTATCTGGCGACCAGTCCGGCAACTAGGAAATCAGAGCACATCAACGGCATCCCGGTAGGTTTACCTGATGGGGCGTACCTTGGTGAGCAATGGGGTCGATGGATCGCGCAGCGCAGTGCCGTTCCCCTTGCACTGATGGCAGAGCCTAGTGTGGATGTGTGGCGAGAAAAGACCCTTGCGAGTTTGCGAGCAGCCCATGATCTGGAGATGATTTCCATATGGAGCCCTACCTTCTTTCTGCGCTTGTTGGATGATTTGCCAGCGGCCGACAAGTTGTGGCCCAAGCTTAAGCTCATCAGTTGTTGGGCGTCCGCTGAATCGAGTGGACCTGCAGCGGAACTGCAAGCGCGGTTAAGCCACGCACAACTTCAACCCAAAGGACTGCTTTCTACCGAGTGTGTAGTGACCGTCCCGGATGAGCCGGATCTGCCCGTACTTACCCACCATGGTTTTTTTGAGTTTGAAAACCCACAGGGTCTTTTTTTGAGAGATGAACTCATCCCGGGCACAAGTTACACCGTCATTGCCACAACAGCGAGCGGCCTGTACCGTTACCGAACTGGGGATATGGTTTTGTGCAAGGGGTATACCGAGTCAAAGCAACCCATATTGGAATTTCAAGGGCGAAGTGGTATTGCGTCTGACTTGGTGGGTGAGAAATTGACAGAAGCTTTTGTCAGTGAAGCATTGCGCGGTATCCGTGGATTCCGGTTCTTGACTCCCATACGGCAAGCCTCTTGCTATGTGCTTGTGACAGACGAAGATGCTGTTGTAGATTTGACTGACATAGAAGCCCGTTTGTGTGTCAATCCGCAATACGCCTATGCACGTGCCTTGGGACAACTCAAGCCGCTGCAGCACCGACCGGTTCGCCAGTTATATGACCGCTATGTGTCGACTCAAGTCGACCGGGGTGTGCGACTCGCAGACGTAAAACCTGTTGCTCTGATACCCAATTTTTCCTGGATCGATTAG
- a CDS encoding B12-binding domain-containing radical SAM protein produces the protein MTTLAALVPEELHAEVMLFDEGIQDVPSDLEADLIGLTVITGTARRTYELADQYRAQGKTVVLGGPHVTLVPQEAAAHADAIVTGYAEDTWPQLLRDFSAGCLQALYCQAPDFSLDRPDMPFARRDMFDSKQYLTQAVFEATRSCAHDCEFCVAPSAWGRKQFQKPVSWVIDDIRRVGAKRILFVDLNLVSDRQYARELFTALIPLKIRWFGLSTVLIAHDPELLELIARSGCRGLLLGLETLDKGGLSDARKKFNGSVDYAGLIGDLHALDIAVQGCFVFGLDHDTTDVFDETVQFAIDTGIDLPRFALLTPFPGTPLHHRLKEQNRLLTLDWELYDGQHVVFQPMNMSPQELATGHERAWKAVYRPSAIVRRLWKARAWEPLAIGANLGYRFYAHNLHRFYNCDWHLSSVGTPINLPSMVPIKTKSNTVCG, from the coding sequence TTGACCACCCTGGCCGCTTTGGTGCCAGAAGAACTCCATGCTGAAGTGATGTTGTTTGACGAGGGCATCCAAGACGTTCCCAGTGACCTTGAGGCAGATTTGATCGGTTTAACCGTGATTACCGGTACCGCCAGACGTACCTATGAATTGGCGGATCAATACCGTGCCCAAGGCAAGACGGTTGTTTTGGGCGGGCCGCATGTGACATTGGTACCGCAAGAGGCCGCGGCACATGCGGATGCCATCGTGACCGGCTACGCGGAAGATACTTGGCCGCAGTTGTTGCGCGATTTTTCGGCAGGCTGTTTGCAAGCCTTGTATTGCCAAGCCCCAGACTTTTCTCTGGATAGACCGGATATGCCATTCGCCCGGCGGGATATGTTTGATTCCAAGCAGTACCTCACACAAGCGGTTTTTGAGGCGACGCGCTCTTGTGCGCACGACTGTGAATTCTGTGTCGCACCAAGTGCCTGGGGGAGAAAACAGTTTCAAAAACCGGTATCTTGGGTGATTGATGACATACGACGCGTTGGGGCAAAACGCATTTTGTTCGTTGATTTGAACTTGGTGTCTGACCGGCAATACGCCCGAGAGCTTTTTACTGCGCTCATCCCTTTGAAGATTCGATGGTTTGGTCTGTCTACCGTACTCATTGCGCATGACCCAGAATTGTTGGAGCTCATCGCCCGTTCGGGCTGTCGTGGCTTGCTTTTGGGGCTGGAAACGCTGGACAAAGGGGGCTTGAGTGATGCGCGCAAGAAGTTCAACGGCTCGGTGGATTACGCCGGTCTTATTGGGGACTTACACGCCTTGGACATTGCTGTTCAGGGCTGTTTCGTTTTCGGTCTAGACCATGACACCACTGATGTGTTTGATGAGACGGTTCAGTTTGCCATTGACACGGGGATTGATTTACCCCGTTTTGCCCTGTTGACCCCTTTCCCGGGGACACCGCTGCACCACCGGCTGAAGGAGCAGAACCGCTTGCTTACGCTGGATTGGGAGTTGTACGACGGGCAGCATGTGGTGTTTCAGCCTATGAATATGTCGCCTCAGGAACTCGCTACGGGTCACGAGCGTGCCTGGAAGGCAGTGTACCGGCCTTCGGCCATCGTTCGCCGCTTGTGGAAAGCGCGTGCCTGGGAGCCGCTGGCCATTGGAGCCAACTTGGGCTATAGGTTCTACGCGCATAACCTGCATCGTTTCTACAACTGTGATTGGCATTTGTCGTCGGTGGGTACGCCGATCAATTTGCCAAGCATGGTGCCGATTAAAACCAAAAGCAATACCGTATGCGGCTGA
- a CDS encoding B12-binding domain-containing radical SAM protein — protein MRLTLVHPAIGHRLGERYIRSWQMESLPIAALAGLTPSDIELTFYDDRMEKIPFDEPTDAVAIPVETYTAARAYQIASEYRRRRVPVVMGGFHATLMPDEVSRYAEGVVTGEAEAVWSEVIDDLRHGRLQRRYHGEQRHLAQIRVDRRLFQGKRYLPIGLIETGRGCKFPCEFCAIQTFFSRTYRSRPVEDVVAEVAAIKHEKKLFFFVDDNFAGDMKAGRALLAELAKQKVRWITQMSINAAHDEDFLQQMRQAGCCGVLIGFESLDEANLRLMNKRFNTMGGGYRQALANLRRHGLFVYGTFVFGYEHDTLTSFDQAVDFASEEGMYIAAFNHLTPFPGTPLYQRLQTEGRLRYDAWWLDPAYRYNELPFLPKAMSPQDVTLGCVAARKRFYGWPNILRRSLHHWRDSFVLRNFFLVNAMHRNEISLRNGYPLGDEAWSGSLLEAQ, from the coding sequence ATGCGGCTGACCCTGGTGCATCCGGCCATTGGTCATCGTTTGGGTGAGCGCTACATTCGCAGTTGGCAGATGGAGTCTTTGCCGATTGCGGCGCTGGCTGGCTTGACACCGTCTGATATCGAGTTGACTTTTTATGACGACCGAATGGAGAAGATTCCATTTGATGAGCCCACTGATGCGGTCGCCATACCGGTTGAGACCTACACCGCGGCGCGAGCCTACCAAATCGCCAGTGAGTACCGCCGTCGTCGCGTGCCGGTGGTCATGGGCGGTTTTCATGCGACGCTGATGCCCGATGAGGTATCTCGGTATGCCGAAGGCGTGGTCACTGGCGAGGCTGAAGCGGTCTGGTCAGAGGTGATTGATGATCTTCGGCATGGTCGGTTGCAACGGCGGTACCACGGTGAGCAGCGTCATCTGGCGCAAATCCGCGTAGATCGACGGCTATTTCAAGGCAAGCGTTACCTGCCGATTGGTTTGATTGAAACCGGGCGTGGTTGCAAGTTTCCGTGCGAGTTCTGTGCGATACAGACTTTTTTCTCGCGCACCTACCGCTCCAGGCCCGTGGAAGATGTAGTGGCTGAAGTTGCTGCCATCAAACACGAAAAGAAGTTGTTCTTTTTTGTGGATGACAACTTTGCCGGTGATATGAAGGCCGGACGTGCCTTGCTTGCAGAATTGGCTAAACAAAAAGTTCGCTGGATTACCCAGATGAGCATCAATGCAGCGCATGACGAAGACTTCTTGCAACAGATGCGCCAGGCAGGCTGTTGTGGCGTGCTGATTGGTTTCGAGAGTCTCGATGAAGCCAATTTGCGTTTGATGAACAAACGTTTTAATACCATGGGGGGTGGCTATCGGCAGGCGCTGGCGAATTTGCGCCGACACGGGTTGTTTGTGTATGGCACCTTTGTTTTTGGCTACGAGCACGATACGCTGACATCATTTGATCAGGCCGTGGACTTTGCGAGTGAGGAGGGCATGTACATTGCCGCCTTCAACCATCTCACCCCTTTTCCTGGAACACCTTTGTATCAGCGCCTTCAAACCGAAGGGCGCTTGCGTTATGACGCGTGGTGGCTTGATCCGGCTTATCGCTACAACGAGTTGCCGTTTCTACCCAAAGCCATGAGTCCACAGGATGTCACGCTAGGCTGTGTTGCGGCACGCAAGCGTTTTTATGGATGGCCGAATATTCTGCGCCGCAGTCTTCACCATTGGCGTGATTCTTTTGTGTTGCGCAATTTTTTTCTTGTCAATGCGATGCACCGTAACGAGATCAGTTTGCGCAACGGTTACCCCCTGGGTGACGAAGCCTGGAGCGGCTCTTTGCTGGAAGCGCAATGA
- a CDS encoding GNAT family N-acetyltransferase — protein MTEFRIATTKDDAVLRQLLRENGMPSWVEMSMEREPSYFAAHHMYGHDWAVLALENGRPFGMYSAAAVPLHVNGKAISAGYLGGLRVHSSERQRIRHLRNGYASIRELAPVLPELPWWFTVIAEENTRARRVLEAGLKGMPRYQPLGDLTTYAISTARARHHGLWRPAQVDDVAAMLAFHARHAPHAQLTPVLSASLVERIGLHCFWLHCEGTKIVAMAALWDQRLFKQVVAQSYHRYLRWGLPLYNRFAHLTHRVVLPLPGQALAQSFIAFFAMQPSVQERLDFVRNLLSDLLSHCQTPVAALGLRSGHPLIPVVSSFKPLSYCAKVYAVEFDSAAQLDGRPVQPEVALL, from the coding sequence ATGACTGAGTTTCGCATCGCCACCACCAAAGACGATGCCGTACTGCGGCAATTGTTAAGAGAAAACGGTATGCCTTCCTGGGTGGAGATGAGCATGGAACGTGAGCCCTCCTACTTTGCGGCGCACCATATGTATGGGCATGACTGGGCAGTGCTTGCGCTAGAGAATGGCCGTCCCTTTGGGATGTACTCTGCAGCAGCGGTTCCGCTGCATGTCAACGGCAAGGCCATCAGTGCAGGGTATCTTGGTGGGCTGCGTGTGCACTCTTCTGAGCGTCAGAGAATTCGCCATCTGCGTAATGGCTACGCCTCAATTCGTGAGCTTGCCCCTGTGTTGCCAGAGTTGCCGTGGTGGTTTACCGTGATTGCCGAAGAAAATACCCGAGCCAGGCGCGTCCTGGAAGCTGGCTTAAAGGGAATGCCCAGGTACCAACCGCTGGGTGATTTGACGACTTACGCAATCTCTACGGCAAGAGCTCGGCACCATGGTTTGTGGCGACCTGCGCAGGTGGATGATGTGGCCGCAATGCTGGCATTTCACGCACGGCACGCCCCACATGCCCAATTGACGCCGGTCTTGTCTGCAAGCTTAGTGGAACGCATTGGGCTTCACTGTTTTTGGCTTCACTGTGAGGGCACCAAAATAGTCGCCATGGCTGCCCTGTGGGATCAGCGCCTCTTCAAGCAAGTGGTGGCGCAGAGTTATCACCGGTATTTGCGTTGGGGCTTGCCCTTGTACAACCGCTTCGCGCATTTAACGCACCGGGTGGTTTTGCCTTTGCCTGGTCAGGCTTTAGCCCAATCATTTATCGCATTTTTTGCTATGCAGCCATCGGTTCAAGAGCGCTTGGATTTTGTTCGCAACCTGTTGTCTGATTTGCTTTCCCATTGCCAGACACCAGTGGCTGCGCTGGGCCTAAGGTCTGGGCACCCTTTGATACCTGTAGTAAGCAGCTTCAAGCCGCTGTCCTACTGCGCCAAGGTTTATGCCGTTGAGTTTGACTCGGCAGCACAACTGGATGGCCGCCCTGTGCAGCCAGAAGTGGCTTTGTTATGA
- a CDS encoding B12-binding domain-containing radical SAM protein, which produces MKLTLIRPNLGDYRSSDAMPPLALGILAARAPGWEISFFDEKVEVLPTDDAPDLVALSVETFTARRAYAVADAYRQRGVPVVMGGYHPTFLPDEALEHADAVVIGDAEGAWERLLDDFLHRRLQPRYRGDRTAPLGDYRVSREIFWGKRYAPVELVQYGRGCRFACDFCSIHSFYGNSVRVRPLHGLLVEIEALPSQRLLFFVDDNLFSNEADLLALLDAMRPLKRRWSCQISIDVARNPRLLDRMAEAGCRFVLIGFESLHPDNLKQMAKPWNKVSGAYRDVVRSLHARGIGIYGTFVFGYDADTSDTIERTVDFALEAQLEIANFNALTPTPGSALYDRLLDEGRLISPTWWLDPAYRYGDSIFEPRGMSASELAEGVFAARKRFYSWRSIASRAMLSEASFSAFRMTMTLVANVISRREIFKKHNRLLGE; this is translated from the coding sequence ATGAAGCTCACACTGATACGCCCGAATCTGGGCGACTACCGTTCATCGGACGCGATGCCTCCCTTGGCCTTGGGTATTCTGGCGGCACGTGCACCAGGCTGGGAGATAAGTTTTTTTGATGAAAAGGTGGAAGTTCTTCCCACGGATGACGCACCTGATCTTGTGGCCTTGAGCGTCGAAACCTTTACCGCACGTCGGGCCTATGCCGTAGCGGATGCGTATCGGCAGCGTGGTGTGCCGGTGGTGATGGGCGGATACCACCCGACATTCTTGCCAGACGAAGCCTTGGAGCATGCTGACGCGGTAGTGATTGGCGATGCGGAGGGCGCGTGGGAACGTTTGCTTGATGATTTTTTGCACCGTCGACTGCAACCCAGGTACAGGGGTGACCGCACCGCACCTCTTGGTGACTATCGGGTAAGTCGTGAAATATTCTGGGGCAAACGCTACGCTCCGGTTGAGTTGGTGCAATACGGAAGAGGGTGCCGTTTTGCCTGTGACTTTTGTTCCATCCACAGCTTTTATGGCAACAGTGTGCGCGTTCGACCGCTCCACGGTTTGCTGGTGGAGATTGAGGCACTGCCTTCGCAGCGACTTCTGTTTTTTGTCGATGACAACCTCTTTTCCAATGAAGCAGATTTGCTGGCATTGCTTGACGCGATGCGCCCCCTGAAACGTCGTTGGTCTTGTCAAATCAGCATCGATGTCGCCCGTAATCCACGATTGTTGGATCGCATGGCTGAAGCCGGGTGTCGGTTTGTACTGATTGGTTTTGAGTCTTTGCACCCGGACAATCTCAAGCAAATGGCCAAGCCCTGGAACAAGGTGAGCGGCGCGTACCGTGATGTCGTGCGGTCCTTGCATGCACGGGGAATAGGTATCTACGGTACTTTTGTCTTCGGCTATGACGCCGACACATCGGACACCATTGAGCGGACGGTGGATTTTGCGCTGGAGGCCCAGCTCGAAATTGCCAACTTCAACGCGCTGACGCCGACGCCTGGATCTGCTCTCTATGACCGACTTTTGGACGAAGGGCGGTTGATTTCTCCAACGTGGTGGCTGGATCCGGCGTATCGCTATGGAGATTCTATTTTTGAGCCTCGGGGCATGAGTGCTTCTGAACTGGCTGAAGGGGTTTTTGCCGCCCGGAAGCGCTTTTATAGCTGGCGTTCTATTGCCAGTCGAGCCATGTTGAGCGAAGCATCGTTCTCTGCATTTCGCATGACGATGACTCTGGTTGCCAACGTCATTTCTCGGCGGGAAATATTTAAGAAGCACAATCGTCTGCTGGGCGAGTGA
- a CDS encoding B12-binding domain-containing radical SAM protein, translated as MKVTFIKPNIGRMEHSLYVDQGRMEPLMLAVLAGLTPPDVECVMYDDRMEDIPYDEATDLVAITVETYTARRAYEISAQYRARGVLVILGGMHVTLLPEEAVAHADSIFLGDAETAWAQVVEDARRHRLQSRYNGPPGVAQIGGVMPRRDLFKGKGYLPMTLMQYIRGCRFACRFCAVSQYFDHKHYVRAIDDVLREIEAQDRRFIFFIDDNIASDQKALADLCRELIPMKVSWISQASLDITRNLPLMDLLQRSGNWGNVMGFESITADSLRETRKSPNIPGFAGYQDQVRILREHGMQSWAAFTLGYDHDTPESIAATVDFALASKFTFAAYNILMPYPNTPLYRKLQEEGRLLYDGKWWLHPEYRFNSAAYIPKRMSPDELTAACHDARTRFNSFPSLLRRFADPKTHLRSAARMGAYWYYTLIFRKELYKKHGMRFGMH; from the coding sequence ATGAAAGTCACCTTCATCAAACCCAATATTGGCCGCATGGAACACAGTCTCTATGTGGATCAAGGTCGTATGGAGCCACTGATGCTGGCGGTGCTGGCGGGGTTGACGCCGCCGGATGTCGAATGTGTGATGTATGACGATCGGATGGAAGATATTCCCTACGATGAAGCCACCGATCTGGTTGCCATCACGGTGGAGACCTACACCGCAAGACGAGCCTATGAGATTTCTGCCCAGTACCGTGCTCGGGGTGTTCTTGTCATCTTGGGTGGCATGCATGTGACCTTGTTACCAGAGGAGGCAGTCGCGCATGCGGACAGCATTTTTCTGGGTGATGCGGAGACTGCGTGGGCTCAAGTCGTTGAAGACGCGCGGCGCCACCGGTTGCAGTCACGTTACAACGGCCCGCCTGGCGTGGCGCAAATTGGCGGTGTGATGCCGCGTCGTGATTTATTCAAGGGCAAGGGTTACCTGCCCATGACCTTGATGCAGTACATCCGAGGATGTCGCTTCGCGTGTCGATTTTGCGCGGTTAGCCAATACTTCGATCACAAGCATTATGTTCGGGCAATTGATGATGTGCTACGAGAGATAGAAGCGCAGGATCGCCGCTTTATTTTTTTCATTGACGACAATATTGCGAGTGATCAAAAGGCTTTGGCTGATTTGTGTCGGGAGCTTATTCCCATGAAAGTCAGTTGGATCAGCCAAGCCAGTCTGGACATCACACGCAATTTGCCCTTGATGGATTTGCTGCAAAGATCTGGTAATTGGGGCAATGTCATGGGGTTTGAGTCGATCACCGCTGACAGCTTGCGGGAAACGCGCAAGTCGCCCAATATTCCCGGGTTTGCGGGCTACCAGGATCAGGTGCGCATTCTGCGAGAGCACGGCATGCAAAGCTGGGCCGCATTCACACTCGGTTATGACCACGATACACCTGAGTCCATCGCAGCTACGGTGGACTTTGCGTTGGCGAGCAAGTTCACCTTTGCGGCGTACAACATCCTCATGCCCTATCCCAATACCCCGCTGTATCGCAAGTTGCAGGAAGAAGGTCGGCTCCTGTATGACGGCAAGTGGTGGTTGCACCCGGAGTACCGCTTTAACAGTGCCGCGTACATTCCAAAGCGCATGAGCCCCGATGAGCTCACAGCGGCGTGCCATGATGCACGCACCCGGTTTAATAGTTTTCCGTCATTGCTACGCAGGTTTGCAGACCCCAAAACCCATTTGCGATCCGCTGCACGCATGGGCGCATATTGGTACTACACACTGATATTTCGTAAAGAGCTTTACAAAAAACATGGCATGCGTTTTGGAATGCATTGA
- a CDS encoding diiron oxygenase, with protein MTRWLTPEHINELSADPKQCSQMDMPLQLDLSKPYVPEDYTQLYYTPVYASLSREQRLHYNQLSALRINEYIMMLEADLIERLLPPLLHHPQVAGDKALLLALNTMMHEEQRHFRGFAALNRACRPDLYPPGADRFFSVLPWWTQAMFGVVGLLSAHLPFALWFLMAMEESSKTLAKDMVVRPATETLGVLDQAFVRVHHEHLKDETRHLHIDAILIERCLERRWETANAWLFKRMLVGVVRPTRGGSGVKVIHQLVRDLPELACRQDEMVDALLALRNNRAFQVSLFNRRIMPTAFRVFDRCHALANLGEEMAGYDRR; from the coding sequence ATGACACGGTGGTTGACTCCTGAGCACATCAATGAATTGTCGGCTGACCCCAAGCAGTGCTCCCAGATGGACATGCCTTTGCAGCTTGATTTGTCCAAGCCCTATGTCCCGGAGGATTACACCCAGCTTTACTACACACCGGTTTATGCAAGCTTGAGTCGCGAACAGCGCTTGCACTACAACCAACTCTCTGCCTTGCGCATCAATGAATACATCATGATGCTGGAAGCAGATTTGATTGAGCGACTTCTTCCGCCTCTGCTGCATCATCCTCAAGTGGCAGGTGACAAAGCTTTGCTACTGGCATTGAACACGATGATGCATGAGGAACAGCGTCACTTTCGCGGGTTTGCTGCGCTAAACCGTGCTTGTCGCCCCGATTTGTACCCGCCTGGAGCTGATCGTTTCTTTTCGGTGCTGCCCTGGTGGACCCAGGCCATGTTTGGTGTGGTGGGCCTGCTGTCCGCACACTTGCCTTTTGCGTTGTGGTTTTTGATGGCGATGGAAGAGTCTTCTAAAACTCTGGCCAAGGACATGGTTGTCAGGCCCGCAACTGAGACACTGGGCGTGTTGGATCAAGCATTTGTTCGTGTGCATCATGAGCATCTGAAGGATGAAACCAGACACCTGCACATTGATGCCATCCTGATTGAACGATGTCTTGAGCGACGGTGGGAGACTGCCAACGCGTGGTTGTTCAAGCGTATGTTGGTAGGTGTGGTGCGGCCAACTCGCGGTGGTTCCGGTGTGAAAGTGATTCATCAATTGGTACGGGACTTACCCGAGCTCGCATGCAGGCAAGATGAGATGGTCGATGCGCTCCTGGCTCTAAGGAACAATAGGGCCTTTCAGGTAAGTTTGTTTAATCGACGCATCATGCCGACGGCATTTCGTGTATTTGATCGATGCCATGCGTTGGCAAATCTGGGTGAGGAGATGGCAGGTTATGACCGACGATAA
- a CDS encoding fatty acid desaturase family protein: MNYPIPGHRNLLIAVSAAAVSIACLWVASHAAHGWWMLVAAVVFSYTNNTLFSLHHEAAHRVFHPNPRVNDVAGVLLAGFFPTIFSIQRISHLGHHRRNRTDEELYDYYLPHQSWLLKTYWIYCLLTGFYWAIIPVAALLYVIWPWAFQSKWFQDGPARWWGFRPFVCDIAQAPIARVWLEGVVSLLLQIALFVVFDLSFVGWLACYWAFGLNWSSVQYSDHAGSPRDVIEGAWNLRFWPVARWLFLNYNFHLAHHREPSVPWIYLPKLVRSTDANHSFWSIYLRLWLGARKAPIGPGPSPLP; encoded by the coding sequence ATGAATTACCCGATTCCAGGTCATAGAAATCTGCTAATTGCCGTGAGCGCAGCGGCTGTGTCCATCGCTTGCCTGTGGGTTGCCAGTCACGCTGCGCACGGGTGGTGGATGCTGGTGGCTGCTGTCGTCTTTTCGTATACCAACAATACGCTTTTTTCATTGCACCACGAGGCTGCACATCGCGTGTTCCACCCGAATCCCAGAGTCAACGATGTGGCAGGTGTATTGCTGGCAGGCTTTTTTCCAACGATTTTTTCGATTCAACGAATCAGCCATTTAGGCCACCACCGGCGCAACCGCACCGATGAGGAGCTGTATGACTATTACCTGCCACATCAGTCATGGCTACTCAAAACCTACTGGATCTATTGTTTGCTGACAGGTTTTTACTGGGCCATCATCCCCGTTGCCGCACTGCTCTACGTGATATGGCCCTGGGCATTTCAATCCAAATGGTTCCAGGATGGCCCGGCCCGTTGGTGGGGGTTCAGACCTTTTGTATGCGATATCGCCCAAGCGCCTATTGCCCGTGTTTGGCTGGAAGGTGTGGTGTCTTTACTGTTGCAAATAGCCTTATTTGTTGTTTTTGACCTGAGTTTTGTGGGGTGGCTGGCGTGTTACTGGGCGTTCGGGTTGAACTGGAGTTCAGTGCAATACAGTGATCACGCGGGCAGTCCACGCGATGTGATTGAAGGTGCTTGGAATTTGCGATTCTGGCCCGTCGCCAGATGGCTGTTTTTGAACTACAACTTTCATTTGGCTCACCATCGTGAGCCCAGCGTGCCCTGGATTTACCTTCCAAAATTGGTACGCAGCACCGATGCGAATCATTCGTTTTGGTCAATTTATCTGAGACTTTGGCTGGGTGCACGAAAAGCCCCCATAGGTCCAGGTCCCAGCCCTTTACCCTAA
- a CDS encoding YybH family protein, producing the protein MRRIFLATAIVLLGVFSGSVQADAENEHIALRKLKDDLAQAVSKRDFDVAQKVLHQPFMATVVTQESFTDLAHLKSYFDGLFTRSTLRIKDLSITPVADDLSQIYTGTFALTKGATTEHYQMDDGRNFDLKGRWTAVSIKEDDGSWKLLVFHSGVNFLDNPVLNAIEKSVIWFGLGGAGVGLLFGFLGGWLLKRRQLQAH; encoded by the coding sequence ATGCGACGCATCTTTTTGGCAACTGCCATTGTCTTGCTTGGTGTTTTTTCAGGTTCGGTTCAAGCCGATGCTGAGAATGAACACATTGCTCTTCGTAAATTAAAAGACGATTTGGCCCAGGCGGTATCCAAACGTGACTTTGACGTTGCGCAAAAAGTTTTACATCAACCATTCATGGCGACTGTCGTTACGCAGGAGAGTTTCACAGATTTGGCGCATCTCAAAAGTTACTTTGATGGCTTGTTTACACGTAGCACCTTGCGTATCAAAGATTTGTCCATCACGCCTGTGGCAGATGATCTGTCGCAGATATACACCGGGACTTTTGCTTTGACAAAAGGGGCGACGACGGAGCATTATCAAATGGACGATGGACGCAACTTCGATTTAAAAGGTCGGTGGACGGCAGTTTCCATCAAGGAAGATGACGGCTCATGGAAGCTTCTGGTCTTTCATTCTGGGGTCAATTTTCTGGATAACCCTGTTTTGAATGCGATAGAAAAAAGTGTGATCTGGTTTGGCTTAGGGGGTGCAGGCGTTGGCTTGTTGTTCGGTTTCTTGGGCGGCTGGCTACTCAAGCGTCGTCAGTTACAGGCACACTGA
- a CDS encoding type II toxin-antitoxin system VapC family toxin, producing MSVLIDTSVWIDHFRNSNDVLIDLIGQDLALTHPMVIAEIACGTPPAPRAQTLSYLGLLQPCKQASLSEVMAFIEREKLYGLGCGLVDMTLLASTLITPGAELWTLDKRLADLAGRFAVAYRSMLH from the coding sequence ATGAGCGTGCTTATCGACACCTCGGTGTGGATAGACCACTTTCGAAACAGTAACGATGTGTTGATTGACCTGATCGGGCAAGACCTTGCGCTCACGCATCCCATGGTCATTGCCGAAATCGCCTGCGGAACACCACCGGCACCACGTGCCCAGACGCTGAGCTACTTGGGCCTGTTACAGCCGTGCAAGCAGGCGAGCCTGAGCGAGGTCATGGCTTTCATCGAACGCGAAAAGCTGTATGGGCTGGGCTGTGGGCTGGTTGACATGACCTTGCTCGCATCCACACTCATCACGCCGGGGGCTGAGTTGTGGACGCTGGATAAACGCCTGGCGGACTTGGCTGGGCGGTTTGCTGTGGCCTATCGGTCGATGCTGCATTGA